The proteins below are encoded in one region of Malaclemys terrapin pileata isolate rMalTer1 chromosome 8, rMalTer1.hap1, whole genome shotgun sequence:
- the PPARGC1B gene encoding peroxisome proliferator-activated receptor gamma coactivator 1-beta isoform X2 has product MAEPAPDCSALLDEELSSFVFSYLTDSQYEVSGEEHLYSDFPEIDLSPLDASDFDSASCFSELQWCAEHSETESSQYSTDDSELLQIIDSENEALLAALTETLDEIQEDDMGLAAFRTMEERDAPNHICASPAPPPKPVAPTPGGPPLAPEVDELSLAEGPRDRKLSSLQAQSRSCTELHKHLTSTTRCPQTKATWPPDEHQGSSSRSPLSHSAHSGDDSDSSEDSLSSIEVPVTPCSSKDDTSDQLASEKAMHTVVKLIRYMHTYCLPPRKLPLRDPADVKHQHCNSPYKKAKPDYPLQIPPLCSQESRTACTLQTTASCKKPRTTWPEFSILKELLARDLLCDVSKPYRLAKPVYASLVRPHGSKSPGASAQEAEGSPGRYQSRAKMPLEKAELRQSPQAESEARRETSSPEDATGNHVALPAQQTSGKVGRKQESTIYAVRRSKRLNPELGHWLSFLDEPPPEPSAPREAAESRAKDALASREPALCPALENFDAEEPAAEVEVGGTDEGDSRCQNHPETQTPPLGSPVEGEGCEVDESQHCTPLHETETPTCLTLSLAQTDPTFGKRNFEQVLTVELCGTAGLTPPTTPPYKPAEEDLYKPDIPHGSAKEEATITSSIPGPRTSAVAVDVAASRKLMKKHPERTELYAHLSRAAVRPSSSEQQGLLKRPFSRSFGDHDYCQVLKPEATLQRKVLKSWEPQSHVEGEHKRRVPDAHYQGSGKGEALWKECSKQLRDQEIRASLTKHFGFLDSALEDEDTAFCKTPEYDTVFEDSCSESSSPVEEEEEEEHCERPLRRNPLARSSLHHCSRSRSSSGSSCCRSRSPANRRTFRCEYSEQCQGGNTSQDQIEKRRDKAIGEGRVVYIRNLSSSMSSSELKKRFEVFGEIVECRVLTRNNRGNKYGFITYRCSEHAALSLKNGASLRKRNEPWFQLSYGGLGNLRTRYTDLDSNVEESSPAPVKSKYETMDFDSLLQEAQRSLQR; this is encoded by the exons TACGAGGTGTCCGGCGAGGAGCACCTTTACTCCGATTTCCCTGAGATTGACCTGTCCCCGTTGGACGCCAGTGACTTTGactctgccagctgcttcagcGAGCTGCAGTGGTGTGCCGAGCACTCCGAGACAGAGTCCAGCCAGTACAGCACAGACGACTCCGAGCTCCTTCAG ATAATAGACAGTGAGAATGAAGCCCTGCTGGCGGCCCTCACCGAAACACTGGATGAAATACAGGAAGATGACATGGGCCTGGCTGCCTTCCGCACTATGGAAGAAAGGGATGCGCCCAACCACATCTGTGCctcgccagcccctccccccaaaccagttgcccccaccccggggggGCCCCCTTTGGCCCCTGAGGTTGATGAGCTGTCTCTA GCGGAGGGTCCCCGGGACAGAAAGTTGAGCTCTCTCCAGGCTCAGAGtcggagctgcacagagctgcacAAGCACCTCACCTCCACCACACGCTGCCCACAGACCAAAGCCACCTGGCCGCCGGACGAGCACCAAGGCAGCAGCAGCCGCTCCCCTCTGAGTCACTCTGCGCACAGTGGAGACGACAGCGACTCGAGCGAAGACTCGCTGAGCTCCATTGAGGTCCCGGTGACGCCTTGCTCCTCCAAGGACGACACCAGCGATCAATTGGCCAGCGAGAAGGCCATGCACACAGTAGTGAAGCTCATCCGCTACATGCATACCTACTGCCTTCCTCCGAGGAAGCTGCCTCTCAGAGACCCTGCAGATGTGAAGCACCAGCACTGTAACAGCCCTTACAAGAAAGCAAAGCCAGACTACCCTTTGCAGATACCTCCCCTTTGCAGCCAGGAGAGCCGGACAGCCTGCACCTTGCAAACAACAGCCAGCTGCAAGAAGCCTAGAACCACATGGCCTGAGTTCTCCATCCTGAAGGAGCTACTGGCCCGGGACCTGCTGTGTGACGTGAGCAAGCCGTAcagattggccaaacctgtgtaCGCTTCCTTGGTCAGGCCTCATGGCTCCAAGTCTCCTGGAGCATCTGCTCAGGAGGCTGAGGGCTCTCCTGGGAGATATCAGTCCAGAGCCAAAATGCCTCTGGAGAAAGCAGAGCTAAGGCAAAGCCCCCAGGCCGAGTCcgaagccaggagagagaccagCAGCCCAGAGGATGCCACTGGGAATCATGTGGCTCTCCCAGCCCAGCAAACCTCAGGGAAAGTGGGACGTAAGCAGGAGAGCACTATTTATGCTGTCCGGCGCTCCAAGAGACTCAACCCTGAGCTTGGCCACTGGCTGTCATTTCTTGATGAGCCCCCCCCAGAGCCATCTGCCCCCAGAGAGGCAGCAGAGAGCCGGGCGAAGGATGCTCTCGCCTCCCGGGAGCCCGCATTGTGCCCAGCCCTGGAGAACTTCGATGCAGAAGAGCCAGCGGCAGAGGTGGAAGTGGGTGGCACAGACGAGGGGGACAGCAGATGTCAAAACCACCCAGAGACCCAGACCCCCCCTCTGGGGAGCCCGGTTGAGGGGGAAGGATGTGAGGTGGATGAGAGCCAGCACTGCACCCCATTGCATGAAACAG AAACACCCACGTGTCTCACGCTGTCCTTGGCACAAAC TGATCCTACATTTGGGAAGAGGAACTTCGAGCAGGTGCTGACTGTAGAGCTGTGTGGCACTGCAG GTCTCACACCGCCTACTACTCCGCCGTACAAGCCTGCTGAGGAGGACCTGTATAAGCCGGACATTCCCCATGGGTCAGCGAAGGAGGAAGCCACCATCACCTCCTCCATCCCAGGGCCAAGAACCTCAGCAGTGGCAGTCGACGTGGCAGCCTCCAGGAAACTCATGAAGAAGCACCCAGAGCGAACAGAGCTTTACGCACACCTGAGCCGAGCTGCTGTGCGCCCTTCCTCCTCggagcagcaggggctgctgaagcGGCCATTTTCTCGCTCTTTTGGGGACCACGACTACTGCCAGGTGCTGAAACCTGAGGCCACGCTCCAGAGGAAAGTGCTGAAATCCTGGGAGCCCCAGAGCCACGTGGAGGGTGAGCACAAGCGAAGAGTGCCGGATGCACACTATCAGGGGTCGGGGAAGGGTGAGGCCCTGTGGAAGGAGTGCAGCAAACAGCTCAGAGACCAGGAGATCAGAGCCAGCTTAACCAAGCACTTCGGCTTCCTGGACAGCGCCCTTGAAGACGAGGACACGGCCTTCTGCAAGACCCCCGAGTATGACACGGTCTTTGAAGATAGCTGCAGTGAGAGCAGCTCccctgtggaggaggaggaagaggaagaacacTGCGAGCGTCCATTGCGCAGGAACCCACTTGCCAGGTCCAGTTTGCACCACTGTTCCCGGAGCAGATCCAGTTCTGGGTCTTCATGCTGCAGGTCCAGGTCTCCAGCAAACAGACGGACTTTCAG ATGTGAATACAGCGAGCAGTGTCAAGGGGGAAACACGAGCCAGGACCAGATTGAGAAGAGACGTGACAAGGCCATT GGTGAAGGCCGGGTGGTGTACATCAGAAACCTCTCCAGCAGCATGAGCTCCAGTGAACTGAAGAAACGCTTCGAAGTGTTTGGGGAGATCGTCGAGTGTCGGGTTCTGACCAGGAATAACAG GGGGAATAAATATGGCTTCATCACCTACCGGTGTTCGGAACACGCCGCCTTATCGCTGAAGAATGGCGCCTCGCTGAGGAAGAGGAACGAGCCCTGGTTCCAGCTGAGCTACGGTGGCCTCGGCAACTTGAGGACCAGATACACTGACTTGG ATTCCAATGTGGAGGAGTCCTCCCCAGCTCCAGTGAAAAGCAAGTACGAGACCATGGATTTTGACAGCTTGctgcaggaggcccagcgaaGCCTGCAGCGATAA
- the PPARGC1B gene encoding peroxisome proliferator-activated receptor gamma coactivator 1-beta isoform X1, translating to MAEPAPDCSALLDEELSSFVFSYLTDSQYEVSGEEHLYSDFPEIDLSPLDASDFDSASCFSELQWCAEHSETESSQYSTDDSELLQIIDSENEALLAALTETLDEIQEDDMGLAAFRTMEERDAPNHICASPAPPPKPVAPTPGGPPLAPEVDELSLLKKLLLSPSHGPPSCEAQREGSARRQGPPKSRPQRPCTKAEGPRDRKLSSLQAQSRSCTELHKHLTSTTRCPQTKATWPPDEHQGSSSRSPLSHSAHSGDDSDSSEDSLSSIEVPVTPCSSKDDTSDQLASEKAMHTVVKLIRYMHTYCLPPRKLPLRDPADVKHQHCNSPYKKAKPDYPLQIPPLCSQESRTACTLQTTASCKKPRTTWPEFSILKELLARDLLCDVSKPYRLAKPVYASLVRPHGSKSPGASAQEAEGSPGRYQSRAKMPLEKAELRQSPQAESEARRETSSPEDATGNHVALPAQQTSGKVGRKQESTIYAVRRSKRLNPELGHWLSFLDEPPPEPSAPREAAESRAKDALASREPALCPALENFDAEEPAAEVEVGGTDEGDSRCQNHPETQTPPLGSPVEGEGCEVDESQHCTPLHETETPTCLTLSLAQTDPTFGKRNFEQVLTVELCGTAGLTPPTTPPYKPAEEDLYKPDIPHGSAKEEATITSSIPGPRTSAVAVDVAASRKLMKKHPERTELYAHLSRAAVRPSSSEQQGLLKRPFSRSFGDHDYCQVLKPEATLQRKVLKSWEPQSHVEGEHKRRVPDAHYQGSGKGEALWKECSKQLRDQEIRASLTKHFGFLDSALEDEDTAFCKTPEYDTVFEDSCSESSSPVEEEEEEEHCERPLRRNPLARSSLHHCSRSRSSSGSSCCRSRSPANRRTFRCEYSEQCQGGNTSQDQIEKRRDKAIGEGRVVYIRNLSSSMSSSELKKRFEVFGEIVECRVLTRNNRGNKYGFITYRCSEHAALSLKNGASLRKRNEPWFQLSYGGLGNLRTRYTDLDSNVEESSPAPVKSKYETMDFDSLLQEAQRSLQR from the exons TACGAGGTGTCCGGCGAGGAGCACCTTTACTCCGATTTCCCTGAGATTGACCTGTCCCCGTTGGACGCCAGTGACTTTGactctgccagctgcttcagcGAGCTGCAGTGGTGTGCCGAGCACTCCGAGACAGAGTCCAGCCAGTACAGCACAGACGACTCCGAGCTCCTTCAG ATAATAGACAGTGAGAATGAAGCCCTGCTGGCGGCCCTCACCGAAACACTGGATGAAATACAGGAAGATGACATGGGCCTGGCTGCCTTCCGCACTATGGAAGAAAGGGATGCGCCCAACCACATCTGTGCctcgccagcccctccccccaaaccagttgcccccaccccggggggGCCCCCTTTGGCCCCTGAGGTTGATGAGCTGTCTCTA CTGAAGAAGTTGCTTCTTTCTCCATCCCATGGGCCTCCAAGCTGTGAGGCTCAGAGAGAAGGGAGTGCACGACGCCAGGGGCCCCCAAAATCCAGACCCCAGCGACCCTGCACAAAG GCGGAGGGTCCCCGGGACAGAAAGTTGAGCTCTCTCCAGGCTCAGAGtcggagctgcacagagctgcacAAGCACCTCACCTCCACCACACGCTGCCCACAGACCAAAGCCACCTGGCCGCCGGACGAGCACCAAGGCAGCAGCAGCCGCTCCCCTCTGAGTCACTCTGCGCACAGTGGAGACGACAGCGACTCGAGCGAAGACTCGCTGAGCTCCATTGAGGTCCCGGTGACGCCTTGCTCCTCCAAGGACGACACCAGCGATCAATTGGCCAGCGAGAAGGCCATGCACACAGTAGTGAAGCTCATCCGCTACATGCATACCTACTGCCTTCCTCCGAGGAAGCTGCCTCTCAGAGACCCTGCAGATGTGAAGCACCAGCACTGTAACAGCCCTTACAAGAAAGCAAAGCCAGACTACCCTTTGCAGATACCTCCCCTTTGCAGCCAGGAGAGCCGGACAGCCTGCACCTTGCAAACAACAGCCAGCTGCAAGAAGCCTAGAACCACATGGCCTGAGTTCTCCATCCTGAAGGAGCTACTGGCCCGGGACCTGCTGTGTGACGTGAGCAAGCCGTAcagattggccaaacctgtgtaCGCTTCCTTGGTCAGGCCTCATGGCTCCAAGTCTCCTGGAGCATCTGCTCAGGAGGCTGAGGGCTCTCCTGGGAGATATCAGTCCAGAGCCAAAATGCCTCTGGAGAAAGCAGAGCTAAGGCAAAGCCCCCAGGCCGAGTCcgaagccaggagagagaccagCAGCCCAGAGGATGCCACTGGGAATCATGTGGCTCTCCCAGCCCAGCAAACCTCAGGGAAAGTGGGACGTAAGCAGGAGAGCACTATTTATGCTGTCCGGCGCTCCAAGAGACTCAACCCTGAGCTTGGCCACTGGCTGTCATTTCTTGATGAGCCCCCCCCAGAGCCATCTGCCCCCAGAGAGGCAGCAGAGAGCCGGGCGAAGGATGCTCTCGCCTCCCGGGAGCCCGCATTGTGCCCAGCCCTGGAGAACTTCGATGCAGAAGAGCCAGCGGCAGAGGTGGAAGTGGGTGGCACAGACGAGGGGGACAGCAGATGTCAAAACCACCCAGAGACCCAGACCCCCCCTCTGGGGAGCCCGGTTGAGGGGGAAGGATGTGAGGTGGATGAGAGCCAGCACTGCACCCCATTGCATGAAACAG AAACACCCACGTGTCTCACGCTGTCCTTGGCACAAAC TGATCCTACATTTGGGAAGAGGAACTTCGAGCAGGTGCTGACTGTAGAGCTGTGTGGCACTGCAG GTCTCACACCGCCTACTACTCCGCCGTACAAGCCTGCTGAGGAGGACCTGTATAAGCCGGACATTCCCCATGGGTCAGCGAAGGAGGAAGCCACCATCACCTCCTCCATCCCAGGGCCAAGAACCTCAGCAGTGGCAGTCGACGTGGCAGCCTCCAGGAAACTCATGAAGAAGCACCCAGAGCGAACAGAGCTTTACGCACACCTGAGCCGAGCTGCTGTGCGCCCTTCCTCCTCggagcagcaggggctgctgaagcGGCCATTTTCTCGCTCTTTTGGGGACCACGACTACTGCCAGGTGCTGAAACCTGAGGCCACGCTCCAGAGGAAAGTGCTGAAATCCTGGGAGCCCCAGAGCCACGTGGAGGGTGAGCACAAGCGAAGAGTGCCGGATGCACACTATCAGGGGTCGGGGAAGGGTGAGGCCCTGTGGAAGGAGTGCAGCAAACAGCTCAGAGACCAGGAGATCAGAGCCAGCTTAACCAAGCACTTCGGCTTCCTGGACAGCGCCCTTGAAGACGAGGACACGGCCTTCTGCAAGACCCCCGAGTATGACACGGTCTTTGAAGATAGCTGCAGTGAGAGCAGCTCccctgtggaggaggaggaagaggaagaacacTGCGAGCGTCCATTGCGCAGGAACCCACTTGCCAGGTCCAGTTTGCACCACTGTTCCCGGAGCAGATCCAGTTCTGGGTCTTCATGCTGCAGGTCCAGGTCTCCAGCAAACAGACGGACTTTCAG ATGTGAATACAGCGAGCAGTGTCAAGGGGGAAACACGAGCCAGGACCAGATTGAGAAGAGACGTGACAAGGCCATT GGTGAAGGCCGGGTGGTGTACATCAGAAACCTCTCCAGCAGCATGAGCTCCAGTGAACTGAAGAAACGCTTCGAAGTGTTTGGGGAGATCGTCGAGTGTCGGGTTCTGACCAGGAATAACAG GGGGAATAAATATGGCTTCATCACCTACCGGTGTTCGGAACACGCCGCCTTATCGCTGAAGAATGGCGCCTCGCTGAGGAAGAGGAACGAGCCCTGGTTCCAGCTGAGCTACGGTGGCCTCGGCAACTTGAGGACCAGATACACTGACTTGG ATTCCAATGTGGAGGAGTCCTCCCCAGCTCCAGTGAAAAGCAAGTACGAGACCATGGATTTTGACAGCTTGctgcaggaggcccagcgaaGCCTGCAGCGATAA